One region of Nycticebus coucang isolate mNycCou1 chromosome 10, mNycCou1.pri, whole genome shotgun sequence genomic DNA includes:
- the LOC128596696 gene encoding protein MEMO1 isoform X2, producing MQDIRTVGLVLPMLTSKWIHLLPGEFSSLGLLIMCPSLDVHFPVWMYIGHLSMTFVLTKRFTENYGRQECLNACLCRQMKMNTVLKCICLIQLKPWKGQRFRYSYYDESQGEIYRSIEHLDKMGMSIIEQLDPVSFSNYLKKYHNTICGRHPIGVLLNAITELQKNGMNMSFSFLNYAQSSQCRNWQDSSVSYAAGALTVH from the exons ATGCAGGATATACGTACTGTGGGTCTTGTGCTGCCCATGCTTACAAGCAAGTGGATCCATCTATTACCCGGAGAATTTTCATCCTTGGGCCTTCTCATCATGTGCCCCTCTCTCGATGTGCACTTTCCAGTGTGGATGTATATAGGACACCTCTCTATGACCTTCGTATTGACCAAAAGATTTACGGAGAACTATGGAAGACAGGAATGTTTGAACGCATGTCTCTGCAGACAGATGAAGATGAACACAGTATTGAAATGCATTTGCCTTATACAGCTAAAGCCATGGAA GGGTCAAAGGTTCCGTTACAGTTACTATGATGAATCCCAGGGGGAGATTTATAGATCCATTGAGCATCTAGATAAAATGGGTATGAGTATTATAGAACAATTAGACCCTGTATCGTTTAGCAATTACTTGAAGAAATACCATAACACTATATGTGGAAGACATCCCATTGGGGTGTTATTAAATGCTATCACAGAGCTCCAGAAGAATGGAATGAATATGAGCTTTTCCTTTTTGAATTATGCCCAGTCAAGCCAGTGTAGAAACTGGCAAGACAGTTCTGTGAGTTATGCAGCTGGAGCACTCACGGTCCACTGA
- the LOC128596696 gene encoding protein MEMO1 isoform X1, producing the protein MSNRVVCREASHAGSWYTASGPQLNAQLEGWLSQVQSTKRPARAIIAPHAGYTYCGSCAAHAYKQVDPSITRRIFILGPSHHVPLSRCALSSVDVYRTPLYDLRIDQKIYGELWKTGMFERMSLQTDEDEHSIEMHLPYTAKAMESHKDEFTIIPVLVGALSESKEQEFGKLFSKYLADPSNLFVVSSDFCHWGQRFRYSYYDESQGEIYRSIEHLDKMGMSIIEQLDPVSFSNYLKKYHNTICGRHPIGVLLNAITELQKNGMNMSFSFLNYAQSSQCRNWQDSSVSYAAGALTVH; encoded by the coding sequence ATGTCCAACCGAGTGGTCTGCCGGGAAGCCAGTCACGCCGGGAGCTGGTACACAGCCTCAGGACCGCAGCTGAATGCACAGCTAGAAGGTTGGCTTTCGCAAGTACAGTCTACCAAAAGGCCTGCTAGAGCTATTATTGCACCCCATGCAGGATATACGTACTGTGGGTCTTGTGCTGCCCATGCTTACAAGCAAGTGGATCCATCTATTACCCGGAGAATTTTCATCCTTGGGCCTTCTCATCATGTGCCCCTCTCTCGATGTGCACTTTCCAGTGTGGATGTATATAGGACACCTCTCTATGACCTTCGTATTGACCAAAAGATTTACGGAGAACTATGGAAGACAGGAATGTTTGAACGCATGTCTCTGCAGACAGATGAAGATGAACACAGTATTGAAATGCATTTGCCTTATACAGCTAAAGCCATGGAAAGCCATAAGGATGAGTTTACCATTATTCCTGTACTGGTTGGAGCTCTGAGTGAGTCAAAAGAACAGGAATTCGGAAAACTCTTCAGTAAATATCTAGCGGATCCTAGTAATCTCTTTGTGGTTTCTTCTGATTTCTGCCATTGGGGTCAAAGGTTCCGTTACAGTTACTATGATGAATCCCAGGGGGAGATTTATAGATCCATTGAGCATCTAGATAAAATGGGTATGAGTATTATAGAACAATTAGACCCTGTATCGTTTAGCAATTACTTGAAGAAATACCATAACACTATATGTGGAAGACATCCCATTGGGGTGTTATTAAATGCTATCACAGAGCTCCAGAAGAATGGAATGAATATGAGCTTTTCCTTTTTGAATTATGCCCAGTCAAGCCAGTGTAGAAACTGGCAAGACAGTTCTGTGAGTTATGCAGCTGGAGCACTCACGGTCCACTGA